The proteins below come from a single Candidatus Methylomirabilota bacterium genomic window:
- a CDS encoding elongation factor Tu has product MTIELIQPVAMEKELRFAIREGGRTVGAGVVAEIAE; this is encoded by the coding sequence ATGACGATCGAGCTGATCCAGCCGGTGGCGATGGAGAAGGAGCTGCGGTTCGCGATCCGCGAGGGCGGGCGCACCGTGGGCGCCGGCGTCGTCGCGGAGATCGCGGAGTAG